The Tessaracoccus flavus genome includes the window GAGCACCTCGACGTCGCCGATGTCTTCGCCGTCGACGAAGTGCGCGGCCAGCAGCGCCTCCTTCAACGTCCCTGTCCGGGTGTCGCCGTCGGCTGCATCGGCCGCCTTGGCGGCCTGGAGGACCCGGTGCGCGCGCCGGGAGTTGGCCACGACGAGCGCGTCGAAGTTGTACTCCAGTCCTTCGCCCCTGGCCTGCTCGCCGACGTGGGCGACCATCTGTTCGACCGTCGCCCGCGGCAGCCCCTTGGCCTGGACGAGGTACTCGACCTCGGAGCGGGGATCGTGCTGCGGCAGCGTGGGGTCCAACTGGTAGCTCCGCCAGGTGACGCGCACCTCGTCGCGATGCTCGAACCCCTCCAGCGCCCGCTCGAACCGCCGCTTCCCGATGTAGCACCAGGGGCACGCGATGTCGGACCAGATCTGCACGTCGATACTCACCCGACCCACCGTACCCGCCCGGGTCTGAGGGGTGAGTTGAGCAAGTGAGATGGGTCAACGCTGCGACACGCCGAGGTAACGGCGTTTGGATTCGTCGACCCATCTCATTTGCTCGAATC containing:
- a CDS encoding DsbA family oxidoreductase; translated protein: MSIDVQIWSDIACPWCYIGKRRFERALEGFEHRDEVRVTWRSYQLDPTLPQHDPRSEVEYLVQAKGLPRATVEQMVAHVGEQARGEGLEYNFDALVVANSRRAHRVLQAAKAADAADGDTRTGTLKEALLAAHFVDGEDIGDVEVLTRLAAQAGIDQAETRAAVDSATLDDAVERDIREAGEIGVRGVPFFVFAGKYGVSGAQPPEVFSQALETVWSERGQGLVTLEGADGESCGPEGCD